Proteins encoded within one genomic window of Geotalea daltonii FRC-32:
- a CDS encoding DsbC family protein: MTIISRKLCAGFLLALVCSPAAFAATAAVKPEVAFKQAYPQVKVDSFESTDINGLYQVVTGQNVLYYLPEKDYVILGEIFTKEGKSLTAEKKGQMAAKLVQSLPLDKAVKIGEGKNVIVEFTDPDCPYCRKASEYLMKKTNVTRYVFFTPLAHPAAIAKIQYILNAENKVKAYDEMMLGQEIPANAPAVSDKVKALAQEHIELAKKMGVQGTPTFFVNGQQVVGADTNKIDQLLKK, encoded by the coding sequence ATGACAATCATCAGCAGAAAGCTTTGCGCAGGATTTTTACTGGCTTTGGTCTGCTCGCCGGCCGCTTTTGCCGCTACCGCAGCCGTAAAGCCCGAGGTCGCCTTCAAACAGGCCTATCCTCAGGTAAAGGTGGACAGCTTTGAATCAACGGACATCAATGGTCTGTATCAGGTGGTTACCGGCCAGAATGTGCTCTATTACCTGCCGGAGAAGGATTACGTAATACTCGGGGAGATATTCACCAAGGAAGGCAAAAGCCTGACGGCGGAGAAAAAAGGGCAAATGGCAGCCAAGCTGGTGCAGAGCCTGCCGTTGGACAAGGCAGTGAAAATCGGCGAGGGAAAGAATGTTATCGTCGAGTTTACCGATCCTGACTGTCCATACTGTCGGAAAGCTTCAGAGTACCTCATGAAGAAGACGAATGTCACCCGCTACGTGTTCTTTACTCCACTGGCCCATCCTGCAGCCATCGCCAAGATCCAGTACATCCTCAATGCCGAAAACAAGGTGAAAGCCTATGACGAGATGATGCTGGGCCAGGAGATTCCTGCCAATGCCCCGGCGGTGAGCGACAAGGTCAAGGCGCTGGCCCAGGAACACATCGAACTGGCCAAAAAAATGGGGGTCCAGGGGACGCCGACCTTCTTTGTCAATGGCCAGCAGGTGGTTGGCGCCGATACAAACAAGATCGATCAATTACTGAAGAAATAA
- a CDS encoding peptidase domain-containing ABC transporter, translated as MRVAPFRKIRHRHVPPGNLTGPDLLWLLGSLCQLHRIPFDPLLVERQFPPPCSFTSIHNALHAFGFKTGDRSLPASGSELNKLPLPVAGFLPLPVTDTQPRQSETSGSTSEPNLTPILIVKVNEDSILFFRPRAQTPETLSLTEAQAQLSPQLLLVSSGEQTTGSVGTDGLDGQQVTRRFGFRWFIPELLKHKLIWRDVLIASLIIQLIGLATPLFTQVVIDKVVVHQTQSTLVVIGVGMLMFIVFSSVMTWLRQYLVLHTGNRIDAVLGTQVFSHLLRLPLTYFEHRPTGVLVARMQGVESIRQFVSGAAASLVLDFPFLLIFLGVMFWYSWQLSLIALGMLSLIALISLLVTPVFRDKLNKQFMLGARNQAFVTEYVSGMSTVKSLQMEPVLEKRYGDYLASYLAAGFSTRQLSNTYNTIANAMEQLMTLAILVVGALLVMRNDGFTIGRLVAFQMFANRMSQPMLRLVGLWQEFQQADIAVKRLGDIMDMPLEPYSLVPTRSSSSQGGVMELKDLSFRYSEQHPFLYRNLNLTFRAGHLSLLMGPSGCGKSTLAKLLQGFYFPSDGQIRIDGRDIRHMAANELRSIFGVVPQETVLFSGTIYENLNHANPHATFQDIVTACRQAEIHDVIEGLPQGYQTEIGEQGVGLSGGQRQRIAIARALLKRPRILIFDEATSNLDQQTAEHFAATVNQLKGKVSMIFITHQLPKGLQVDEVFRFGQQAQPQMMGVVGEEKRDE; from the coding sequence ATGAGAGTCGCCCCATTCAGAAAAATCCGACACAGGCACGTACCACCTGGCAATCTTACCGGGCCCGACCTGCTGTGGCTGCTTGGCAGTCTCTGCCAACTGCACCGGATCCCATTCGATCCCCTGCTGGTCGAACGCCAGTTTCCTCCCCCCTGCTCATTCACCTCCATCCATAATGCCCTCCATGCCTTCGGTTTTAAAACCGGTGACCGCTCCCTTCCCGCAAGCGGATCTGAACTTAACAAACTGCCACTGCCGGTGGCGGGTTTTCTGCCGCTGCCGGTTACTGACACCCAGCCTCGACAATCGGAAACCTCCGGAAGCACCAGCGAACCTAACCTCACCCCGATACTGATCGTTAAAGTTAATGAAGACAGCATTCTGTTCTTCCGGCCACGCGCCCAGACACCGGAGACTCTTTCACTGACAGAGGCCCAGGCGCAGTTGTCCCCTCAGCTGCTGCTGGTCTCCAGTGGCGAACAGACAACGGGCAGCGTCGGTACGGACGGACTGGACGGCCAGCAGGTTACCCGCCGGTTCGGCTTTCGCTGGTTCATCCCCGAACTGCTCAAGCACAAGCTGATCTGGCGCGACGTGCTCATCGCCTCCCTGATCATCCAGTTGATCGGTCTGGCCACGCCGCTTTTCACCCAGGTGGTTATTGACAAGGTAGTTGTGCACCAAACCCAGAGCACGCTGGTAGTCATCGGTGTCGGTATGCTGATGTTCATTGTCTTCAGCTCCGTCATGACTTGGTTGCGCCAATACCTGGTGTTGCATACAGGCAACCGGATCGATGCGGTGCTGGGTACCCAGGTTTTCAGCCACCTGCTCCGGCTGCCCCTCACCTACTTCGAGCACCGGCCAACGGGCGTACTGGTAGCCCGCATGCAAGGGGTTGAGAGCATCCGCCAGTTCGTCAGCGGCGCGGCTGCCTCTCTGGTGCTCGATTTCCCCTTTCTGCTGATCTTTCTGGGGGTCATGTTCTGGTACAGTTGGCAGCTCTCCCTGATCGCCCTGGGTATGCTCTCCCTGATCGCCTTGATCAGCTTGCTGGTCACGCCGGTCTTTCGTGACAAACTCAATAAGCAGTTCATGCTCGGGGCACGAAACCAGGCCTTCGTCACCGAATACGTCTCAGGCATGTCCACCGTCAAGTCACTGCAGATGGAACCGGTGCTGGAAAAACGCTACGGCGATTACCTTGCCTCCTATCTGGCAGCCGGTTTTTCCACCCGTCAACTCTCCAACACCTACAATACCATTGCCAATGCCATGGAGCAGTTGATGACCCTCGCCATTCTGGTGGTCGGCGCCCTGCTGGTCATGCGCAACGACGGCTTCACCATCGGCAGACTGGTGGCCTTCCAGATGTTCGCCAATCGGATGAGCCAGCCGATGCTGCGGCTGGTAGGGTTATGGCAGGAGTTCCAGCAAGCCGACATCGCAGTCAAGCGGCTGGGCGACATCATGGATATGCCGCTGGAGCCCTATTCCCTGGTTCCTACCCGCAGTTCCTCCTCCCAGGGAGGCGTGATGGAGCTGAAAGATCTGAGTTTCCGCTATTCCGAGCAGCACCCCTTTCTCTACCGCAATCTGAATCTCACCTTCAGGGCAGGCCACTTGAGCCTCCTCATGGGACCGTCCGGTTGCGGCAAGAGCACGCTGGCCAAACTGCTGCAGGGCTTCTATTTCCCCAGCGACGGCCAGATCAGGATCGACGGTCGGGATATCCGCCACATGGCCGCCAACGAACTCCGCTCCATCTTCGGTGTCGTCCCCCAGGAAACGGTCCTCTTCTCCGGCACCATCTACGAGAACCTGAACCACGCCAATCCCCACGCCACCTTCCAGGATATCGTCACCGCCTGCCGGCAGGCCGAGATCCATGATGTGATCGAAGGACTGCCCCAGGGCTACCAAACCGAGATCGGCGAACAAGGGGTCGGCCTCTCCGGCGGTCAGCGGCAACGGATCGCCATCGCCCGGGCACTGCTTAAGCGCCCCCGCATCCTCATTTTTGATGAAGCCACCTCCAATCTGGACCAGCAGACCGCCGAACACTTCGCCGCTACGGTTAACCAGCTTAAGGGCAAAGTTTCCATGATCTTCATCACCCATCAACTGCCCAAGGGATTGCAGGTGGATGAAGTGTTCAGGTTCGGGCAGCAGGCCCAGCCGCAGATGATGGGGGTGGTTGGGGAGGAGAAGCGGGATGAGTAA